The sequence below is a genomic window from Rhodanobacteraceae bacterium.
ATGCCGCACTGGCATTGCTGCTGACGCCCGAAGGCAGCATTCCCTCCGACCGCGCGCCGCGCTACCACGAGCTGCGCGCGCGGGCGCACGCCGCGAAGGGTGCGACCCTCGACGCGGTGGCTGATCGCGTCGCGCTGGACGCGTTGTTGCCGGAGGGCGCCGACAAGGCGGCGAATGCGGCCGAGATCCGCAAGCTGGTCGGCCTGCTGCCGGAAGAGGACTTGCGCCTGCGCCTGCGCGAGGCCGACCGCAACGACCCACTCTATCCCTGGCTCCTGGCCGGCGCGCGCGCGCAGGCGGAGGCGCGCGGCGCCGGCGGCAGCTATGCCGCCGAGATCGCCGCAACGCGGCCACTCGAAGCCTCCGAACCGGCGGTGGTGCTCACCGATATCGAACGCGCCACTTACGGCCGCGTGGCCGTGCTGCTGCCAAGCAAGGGCCCGTTGGCGGCCGCCGCCGCGGCGGTGCGCGAGGGCATCTTCGCCGCCTACTTCGCCGATCCGAATCCGCGCCCCGCGCTCAAGGTCTACGACGCCGGCGCCAGCGCCGAGGAAGCCATGGCTGCCTACCAGCAGGCGCTCGCGGACGGCGCCGAGCGCGTGCTCGGCCCGATCTCGCGCGAGGCGGTGACCCTGCTGTACCAGAGCGAGGTACAGCGCGTGCCGACGCTCGCGCTGAACTACGCCGACGCGCCCGCGCTGCCGCCGCCGGGCAGCTTGCAGTTCGCCCTGCTGCCCGAGGAGGAGGCCGCTTCGGCCGCCGACCGCATGATCCATCGCGGGCTCAAGCGCGCGCTGGTGCTGGTGCCGAAGGACGAGGTCGGCCAGCGCGCTGCCGCGGCCTTCGGCGAGCGCCTGCGCGCGCAGGGCGGCGTGGTCGCGGGCCAGGCCGAATACGACCCGGCCGCGGCCGACCAGAGCGCCGAGATCCGCCGCCTGATCGGCCTGGAACAGAGCCAGGCGCGGCTGCAGTTCCTGCGCGGCCTGCTCGGCACCGATGTGCGCATGGACCCGACGCCGCGCGCGGACGTCGATGCGATTTTCCTGTTTGCCCGCAATGCCCAGGCGCGCGTGCTGCTGCCGCAGCTGAAGGCCTCGGAGGCCACGCGCTTCCCGATCCTCGCCACCAGCGCGATCTACGGCGGCAGCAACAGCGCCGCGGATGTGGACCTGGATGGCGTCGAGTTCTCCGAAGTCCCGTGGCTGCTCGGCAGCAACAACGAGCCCTCGATCCCGACCCGCGAACAGCTGGTCGCACTGAAGACTGCCTCGGGCCCGGCCGCGCGCCTGTTCGCCTTCGGCATCGATGCCTACCGCCTGCTGCCGCACCTCGAATGGCTGGAGCGCAACCCCGGCCGCCCGGTGATCGGCGCCACCGGCGCGCTGAGCGCCGACCCGAACGGCCGCATCCGCCGCGAACCAGGCTGGGCACGCTACACCGGCGCCAGCCCGCGCCAGGTGGAGTGAAGCCCGGGCCGGCGCAATGAGCGGGGGCACGCGCACCGAGCGACAACTGAGCGGCGATGCCGCCGAGTCCGCGGCGCTGGCGCACCTTCTCGCCGCCGGGCTGCGCCTGGTCCAGCGCAACTACCGCGGGCGCCGCGGCGAAATCGACCTCGTCATGCAGCACGGCGAGGTGCTGGTGTTCGTCGAGGTGCGCTATCGCAGCGCGGATGGCCACGGCGACGGCCTCGACAGCGTCACCGCAGCCAAGCGCAGCCGGCTGGTCAATGCGGCGCGGCAATATGCGCAGGAGCACCCGCCGGTGGCACGCATGGCACAGCGCTTCGATGTCGTCGCGCTCGGCGCGGGCGGCCTGCGCTGGGTGCCCAACGCCTTCCAGGTCAATCGAGGCGCGTGGTGAACGCGCTGCCTACCGCGGTGCGCGACGCACTCTGCAGCGATGCGCTGCTGACCGACGCCGCCAGCTGCGCCGTCTACGGATACGACAACAGCAAGCGCCACGGGCCGGTGCTCGGCGTGGCGCTGCCGCGCAGCGAGGCGCAGGTGCAGGCACTGGTGCGCGCCTGCGCGGCGAGCGGCACGCCGATCGTCGCCCGCGGGCGCGGAACCGCGACCACCGGCGCCACCGTGCCGCTCGCGCCCAGTCTGGTGGTCTGCTTCGAGCGCATGCAGCGGATCGTCGAGATCGTACCCGGCAACCGCTTTGCCGTGGTCGAACCCGGGGTGATCAATGGCGAACTGCAGGCGGCGCTGGCTGCCCACGGCTTCTTCTGGCCACCCGACCCGACCAGCGCGCCTTATGCCAGCGTCGGCGGGAACCTGGCGTGCAACGCCGGCGGCCCGCGCACCGTGAAGTACGGCGCCTGCCGCGAGAATGTGCTCGGGCTGCGCTTCGTCAGCGGCACTGGCGCGGCGATCGCCTGCGGCGGCTTCACCACCAAGGCCTCGGTGGGCTACGACCTGTCGCGCCTGCTGATCGGTTCCGAAGGCACCCTCGGGCTGATCACCTCCGCGACCCTGAAACTGACGCCGCTGCCGCAGGCGCGCGTGCCGCTGCGGGCGCTCTACGCCAGCGTGGACGCCGCCGCCGAGGCCGTCGCGCGCCTGATGGCACAACCGGCCACACCGTCCGCACTCGAGTTCATGGACGCGCGCGCGATCGAGCTGGTGCGCACTCCCGCTGGACTCGACCTGCCAGCCGAAGCGCAGGCTCTGTTATTGATCGAAGCCGATGGCAGCGCGGCGGCCTTGAGCGAGTCGGTGGCCGCAATCGTTGCCGCCGCGAGTGGCGAGGGCTGCCTTGAGGTGCGCCAGCCGCAGCCGCCAGACGACGGGGCCGGACTGTGGGCAGCACGCAAGGCCTTGAGCCCGATCCTGCGCTCGCTGGCGCCGCGCAAGATCAACGAGGACGTGGTCGTGCCGGTGACCCGGCTGCCGGCGCTGGTGCGCGGTGTGCAGGCGCTCGGCGAACGCCACGACACCCTGATCGTCTGCTTCGGCCACGCCGGCAACGGCAATCTGCACGTCAACCTGCTCTACGACCCGGCGCAGGGCAACGCCGAGGCCCGCGCCCGCGACTGCCTGGACGCGGTCTTCGACCTGGTCATCCGGCTCGACGGGACCCTGTCAGGTGAGCACGGCGTCGGCATCGACAAACGCGACTTCCTGCCCCGCGCCCTGCCCCCCGCCACCCTCGCCCTGATGCGCACCATCAAGGCCCAGTTCGACCCCCACGGCATCCTCAACCCGGGCAAGGTGCTGCCGGGCTGAGCCCATGGGCAGAACAGGGGTCGATCATGTTTGTTGACACTTTGCACTCGGGCACATAGCGTCACCCAGCCACAACTCACGTACAACCATGCCCCTGCCAGTCATCAACGGAAAGCTGAAAGCAATGGCCAAGCGCCTGGCCATAGTCGCATGCACCCTGACAGCAACGAATTGCACCTCAACCCAGGTCCTGATGCCTCCTGTGACTGCGCATGGCGTCACGTGCACAGGCAAGATCTGCGGCGACGTTCTCAATGTCTTTTCGAACAAACTCCCCCAATCGCAACTCGGTGTCGCTGCGTTCGAAGATTTCGACATGGAGCCATTCTGCGCGGAGCTCCGAGCGACCCGCCCACCCGGCCCCGGGGATAGCGAGTGCCGCGCCAGCAACCCGCCACTGGTGCCCGGATCTCCCGGTTTCGTATCGAACGGCTGTGGCGATGGATCAATCTATTCGACCATTGCACAAGAAGTCGCTGGATTGGGCCTGGACGGCTATCTCGGTGACCTGAATCACCCCTTCCCCGGCATCAGCTTCGGTCCGGCGTGCACAGCGCATGATTATTGCTACGGCACCGCAAACTCTACCCAAGGAGCCTGCGATTACGGCTTTGGTCAGGCCCTCGATGATGTCTGCAACCGTGCACTTGCCTACACATCCGAGTGTCAAGCAATTTCAGCCAGACTTGTGTCGGCGGTGGCCCGCTTGGGGGGCGATGCATACGAGGAGTCGCTGCGGGCAAAGACCTGCTCCCTGTGGGCGCAGGACATGACCGAAAATGGTTGCGCCGACCAACGAAACTCTCAGGCTTCTATCCGAAGCTCATTCCGGCGCTCGCACTGGTCGCCGTGATGTTTGTTTTCCTGGTCCGCCCGGATCCGGGCCCATCGCCTGCCAGTCCCCCCGCGGACACGAACGATGTCGCAGAGGCGCCGGCTCTTGCGGCGGAGGAGGCAAGGAACTCCCCCCATCCGGCGCAACCACGCCCACCCCGCCTGCGCCGGCGCCTGCAATCGCGATCCCGCCCGGATTCCGGTTCGCTGGCATTCGCGAGGTAAGAGCTGCATCTTCGATTGATGAGTTGCTGGCGGATCACCCGGAAACCGAGCAGGCCATCATCCGCGACTTCATCAACCAACTGGACCCGGCGGCGTATCTGTTCCGCTCACCCATAGAACTCGAGTGGATGGTGCAACGTGGATTCCCGATGCCCGCCGAGATCCTCGCCGCGTCGCGCATGAGCGATGACGATCTCATGCAAATGGCACTCGCGGGCAATACCAAGGCGGCCTTCCTGGCCATCCAGCGGAATAACCAACGCCCGAAGGCCGAAGCGTATCTGCCTGGACAAGGATTCTTGCGCCAACGGCAGATCAACGCGCTGGCAGCCGCCGTCGGATCGCCTTTCATCGGGTATCTGTATGCCCAGGAGTTGCAGCGCAACTACCCGAGCGAACCTGGGGCAGGAGCCGGCGGACTCTTGCTCGTCATCGCGCGCGGCGATTCCCGCCCCACCGACACATTCGATCTCAGGGGAGTCAATGCCGCCGGGATGATGTCGAGCTACGCCAACATTCTCGGCCAAGAGGAAGGCATGCAAACCGTCGTCCGCTCAATTTCTCCCTGTGGCGCCGCACCGGTATTCCCAATGTCGCCGGCCACGCACGAGGAACTCCTTCGGCTGCGAGCGTCGAGGAATCAGCCCCCCGGCAACGGCTAAGACAGCCCTGATGAACGCCGAACCTCAGCCGCGTGTCTCAGGGTCCAAGACACGCGGGCTGCGACACCTGATTCGTACCAATCCTCATCGCCGATGGACCGGCGATGCGAAAAGCGTTCGGACAAGGTCCGGACCCACAGATGCCGCGAGCTTGCTGTGCGTGGGTTTGGACCTGGTCCAAACGCTGTTGCTCTGGGCGCTCCCGCGATGAGGATTGGTACGAATCAGGACGCGACATGTACCGTGAAGTACATACGCAAACAAGCGTACCGGCAGGGGCGGCCTGGGATCCAATGTACTCGCAACCACCCGCAGGCGCCGATGGACTGGCGCCTGCAGGCTTGCGGGATCAGACGACGCCCTGGGCGATCATCGCGTCGGCGACCTTGACGAAGCCGGCGATGTTGGCGCCGCGGACGTAATCCACGTAAGTCTTGTCGTTGGGATCCGTGCCGTAGCGTTCGCAGCGCTCGTGGATGCCGCGCATGATGTCGCGCAGCAGGCGCTGGAGTTCCTCTTCCTTCCAGGTGATGCGCGCGGAGTTCTGGGTCATCTCCAGGCCGGAGACCGCCACGCCGCCGGCGTTGGCCGCCTTGCCCGGCGCGAACAGGATGCGCGCAGCCTGGAAGGCGTGCACGCCTTCGAGGTCGGTCGGCATGTTGGCGCCTTCGGCGACCCCGTAGACGCCATTGGCGAGCAGGGTACGCGCGTCGTCGCCGTTGATCTCGTTCTGCGTGGCACACGGGAAGGCGAGGTGCGCCGGCACGATCCACGGCCGCTGGCCGGCGTGATAGCTGCCGCCGAACTTCGCGGTGTATTCCTCGATGCGTCCGCGGCGCTTGTTCTTGAGGTCCTTGATGAAGGCCAGCTTCTCATGGGTGAAGCCGTCCGGATCGTGGATGAAGCCATCCGAATCCGACAGCGTCACCGGCTTGCCGCCAAGGTGCAGGATCTTCTCCACCGCGTGCTGCGCGACATTTGCCGGAGCCGGAGACCAGCACGGTCTGGCCTTCCATCGTGCGGCCGCTGCGCTTGAGCATGTCTTCCATGAAGTACACCGCGCCATAGCCGGTGGCCTCGGTGCGGATCGGGCTACCGCCGTATTCCAGGCCCTTGCCGGTGAGCACGCCCACGTAGCGATTGGTGATGCGTTTGAACTGGCCGAACATGTAGCCGATCTCGCGCCCGCCGACACCGATATCGCCGGCCGGGACGTCGGTGTCCTCGCCGACATGGCGGTAAAGCTCGGTCATGAAAGACTGGCAGAAGCGCATGATCTCGGCTTCCGACTTGCCCTTCGGATTGAAGTTGGAACCGCCCTTGCCGCCACCCATCGGTAGACCGGTCAGTGCGTTCTTGAAGGTCTGTTCGAAGGCGAGGAACTTGAGCACGCCCTGGTTGACCGACGGGTGGAAGCGGATGCCGCCCTTGTAGGGGCCGATCGCGCTGTTGTTCTGGATGCGGTAGCCGCGGTTGACGCGGATGTTGCCGGCATCGTCCTGCCAGCAGACGCGGAAGGAGATCACGCGGTCCGGCTCGGCCATGCGCTCCAGGATCTGGTACTCGTGGTACTTCGGGTTCTCGCGGATGTAGTCGAGCACGCTCTCGGCCACCTCGCGCAGCGCCTGGATGAACTCCGGCTGTCCTGGATTGCGCTTCTCCACCCCTTCGACGAATACATCGAGACTCGGTACCGATTCACGCCCCATGTCGCTCTCCGTAATAGGCCTGGATGGCCTGTCAAGTCCGCCGATGGAGGCCGAAGATACTCCTTGCAATCGATTGAACAAGATTCGTTCGCGAAATTGCTCGCAGTCAGACCGCCGCAACGACGTCCCCCGACCAAGGTTCAGCGCAAGGCCCGGGGAACGCCCATAGAATCGGGCGATGCAAGCAACCCCACCCGCATCCTCCTGGCGCGAACACGCGCTGTATTTCGCCGCCTGGGCCGCGATTGGCCTGGCGCTGGCGATCGTGCTGCTGTGGTGGCGCCACGGCTGGCCCGGCCTGCATGGCAACTCGCCCAACGGTGGTCCGCGCAGCTATGCGGCCGCAGTCGGTGCGGCGGGGCCCTCGGTGGTCAACATCTACGCCAACCGCATCGTCACCGAGCCCGCCTATTCGCAACTGCAAGGGAATCCCGCGGCGCAGCGCTTCCTCGGCCCGAGCTTTTCGCCGATCGGCCCGCCGCGCCAGCGGCTGGAAGAGAGCCTGGGGTCTGCGGTGATCGTACGCACCGACGGCTACCTGCTGACGAGCAACCACGTGATCGAGAACAAGGACAACATCCGCGCGGTGCTGTGGGACGGGCGCACCACCGACGCGCGCATCGTCGCCACCGATCCGGACACCGACCTGGCGGTCCTCAAGATCGATGCGGACGACCTGCCGGCGGTGTCCTTTGCGCCGGAGGGCGCGCTCAACATCGGCGATGTGGTGCTTGCCATCGGCAACCCCTTCGGCCTGGGGCAGAGCGTGACCATGGGCATCGTCAGCGCGCTCGGCAACGAGCGGCTGAACCTCGGCCTGGCGGGATACGAGGACTTCATCCAGACCGACGCCGCGGTCAACACCGGCAACTCGGGCGGCGCGCTGGGGAACGCCGAAGGGCAACTGGTGGGGATCAACACCGCAATGTTCGGCCGCGGCCGCGGTGCCGAGGGCATCAGCTTCGCGATCCCGGCCGAGACCGCCCACGCGGTGCTCGATGACATCGTGCGCCAGGGCTTCGTGACCCGCGCCTGGCTCGGCGTTGACCTCGCCGCAGTCGAGATGCGCCACGCCTTGACGGGCGAGCAGCGCATCGGCCTGCAGATCCAGGCGATCGCGGCCGCCTCGCCCGCGGCGCTGGCCGAACTCCGGCCAGGCGACATCCTGATCGGGTTCAAGGGCGCGCCGATCACCTCGCTGCCGCAGTTCCGCGGCGACGAGGCAAACTCCGCGCCCGGCTCCGAAGTGGATGTCGAAGTGCTGCGCGCCGGCCTGACCTTCACCAAGCGGGTGACCCTGGCGCAGAAGCCACCCGTGGGCTGAGCGTGTTCGCGCCGCCGTCAGGCTGTGCGCCTTAGAATTGCGCGATGAAACTTGCCGCGATCACGCTGGACCTGGACGACACCCTGTGGCCGATCGCCCCGGTGATGGAGCGCGCCGACCAGGCCTTGCAGGACTGGCTGGCGGCAAATTGTCCCGACGTGGCCCGGGCATTGCCGATCGCAGCCATGCGTGCGCTGCGCGACGAGGTGTTCGCCACCCATCCGCACCTCGGTCACGACTTCACCGAGATGCGCCTGATCTGCCTGCGCCGCGCGCTCAACCCGCACGGCTACGGTGAGCGCGAGGTCGCGCAGGCCTTCGAGGCCTTCTACGCCGCGCGCAACCAGGTGGAGCTGTACCCGGAGGTCGGCGACGCCCTCGAGCGCCTCGCGCGGCGGGCCCCGCTGGTGTCGCTGAGCAATGGCAACGCCTGCCTCGATCGCGTCGGCCTGTCGCATTTGTTCCGCGCCCAGATCACCGCGCGCAGCTTCGGCACCGCCAAGCCGGACGCCGCGATCTTCCACGCCGCCTGCGCGCTGGCCGGCAGCGCGCCGGACCAGACCCTGCACGTGGGCGACCACCCCGAGCAGGACGTGCTTGGCGCCCTCGGCGCCGGCCTGCACGCCGCCTGGCTGGACCGCGAAGGCAGCGGCTGGCGCCACGGCGGCCAACCGCCGCGCACCTTCAGCTGCCTGCGCGAGCTGGCGGAGTTCGTCGAGACGCTCTGAGGCTGGCACCCCCGTCGCTTCCGGTGACGCTGATACAAGAAGCGGGGACGCAGAGAACGCAGAGGAGAAGCAGAGAGAACACAGAGAAAATCTCCCAGCCCTTCTGCGCTTGCTTTCTCGCGTCCTGCGTCCGGTCTTCCAGGAACACCAAGCGGACGCCGCATCAGGAGCCAGCGGCACCTAGGGCACAGGAGACGCAGAGAGCACACAGAGAAAAGCTCCCAGCCCTTCTCTGCGCTCTCTCTGCTTCTTCTCTGCGTTCTCTGCGTCCTGCTCTTTGCCCAGGTTCGACTCAGGGCCCCGAGTCCAGATGCTTGTCTCTGCGCTCCTCTGCGTCCTACGCGTCTCCGCGTTGAACGGGTCCATCCTTCACGCGACGCAAATAAAAACGATTCGCATTTGATGTAGAATCGACGCTGCTCTTCCCCTACCTCTGGAGTGCAGCATGTCCTATCGCAACACCTTCATCTTCGCGCTGGCGCTGGCAGGCGCCGCGCCGGTCTTCGCCACGGGCCTCGCCACCTGCGATTCCGGCGACAAGGCCGGCTGGCAGTCCACCGAGGTGCTGCAGAAGCAGCTCACGGACAAGGGCTGGACGGTGCGCCGGATCAAGGAAGACGGCGGTTGTTATGAGGTCTATGCGCTGGACGAGAAAGGCGCAAGGGTGGAGGCCTATTTCCACCCGGTGACGCTCGCGCCGGTGCCGACCGCAGAGCACCATTGAGCGCAGTTGGCACGGTCCGGGTGTGGGATGCGCTGGTGCGCATCCTGCACCTTTGTTTCATCGGCGGCGTGTCCGCGGCCTGGTTCACGCGCCACGCCGCTGGCCCGTGGCACGAGTGGATCGGATACGCGGTGATGGCGGCGCTCGCCCTGCGCCTGCTGTGGGGCTTCGTCGGCGCGGGATCTGCGCGTTTCGCGCGATTCGTGCGCGGCCCGGCGGCGACACTCGGGTATGC
It includes:
- a CDS encoding penicillin-binding protein activator, whose protein sequence is MLVPLTLALLLAACQGMPSRRADLPSEMDAQTLYLQGEFGAAADAFLQLAQANRSERARYRLRAAEAYREEGDSASMQALVDEIDRRKLPAEDQFRLDLMEAELALGRNDADAALALLLTPEGSIPSDRAPRYHELRARAHAAKGATLDAVADRVALDALLPEGADKAANAAEIRKLVGLLPEEDLRLRLREADRNDPLYPWLLAGARAQAEARGAGGSYAAEIAATRPLEASEPAVVLTDIERATYGRVAVLLPSKGPLAAAAAAVREGIFAAYFADPNPRPALKVYDAGASAEEAMAAYQQALADGAERVLGPISREAVTLLYQSEVQRVPTLALNYADAPALPPPGSLQFALLPEEEAASAADRMIHRGLKRALVLVPKDEVGQRAAAAFGERLRAQGGVVAGQAEYDPAAADQSAEIRRLIGLEQSQARLQFLRGLLGTDVRMDPTPRADVDAIFLFARNAQARVLLPQLKASEATRFPILATSAIYGGSNSAADVDLDGVEFSEVPWLLGSNNEPSIPTREQLVALKTASGPAARLFAFGIDAYRLLPHLEWLERNPGRPVIGATGALSADPNGRIRREPGWARYTGASPRQVE
- a CDS encoding YraN family protein; this encodes MSGGTRTERQLSGDAAESAALAHLLAAGLRLVQRNYRGRRGEIDLVMQHGEVLVFVEVRYRSADGHGDGLDSVTAAKRSRLVNAARQYAQEHPPVARMAQRFDVVALGAGGLRWVPNAFQVNRGAW
- a CDS encoding FAD-binding protein, with translation MVNALPTAVRDALCSDALLTDAASCAVYGYDNSKRHGPVLGVALPRSEAQVQALVRACAASGTPIVARGRGTATTGATVPLAPSLVVCFERMQRIVEIVPGNRFAVVEPGVINGELQAALAAHGFFWPPDPTSAPYASVGGNLACNAGGPRTVKYGACRENVLGLRFVSGTGAAIACGGFTTKASVGYDLSRLLIGSEGTLGLITSATLKLTPLPQARVPLRALYASVDAAAEAVARLMAQPATPSALEFMDARAIELVRTPAGLDLPAEAQALLLIEADGSAAALSESVAAIVAAASGEGCLEVRQPQPPDDGAGLWAARKALSPILRSLAPRKINEDVVVPVTRLPALVRGVQALGERHDTLIVCFGHAGNGNLHVNLLYDPAQGNAEARARDCLDAVFDLVIRLDGTLSGEHGVGIDKRDFLPRALPPATLALMRTIKAQFDPHGILNPGKVLPG
- a CDS encoding trypsin-like peptidase domain-containing protein, with product MQATPPASSWREHALYFAAWAAIGLALAIVLLWWRHGWPGLHGNSPNGGPRSYAAAVGAAGPSVVNIYANRIVTEPAYSQLQGNPAAQRFLGPSFSPIGPPRQRLEESLGSAVIVRTDGYLLTSNHVIENKDNIRAVLWDGRTTDARIVATDPDTDLAVLKIDADDLPAVSFAPEGALNIGDVVLAIGNPFGLGQSVTMGIVSALGNERLNLGLAGYEDFIQTDAAVNTGNSGGALGNAEGQLVGINTAMFGRGRGAEGISFAIPAETAHAVLDDIVRQGFVTRAWLGVDLAAVEMRHALTGEQRIGLQIQAIAAASPAALAELRPGDILIGFKGAPITSLPQFRGDEANSAPGSEVDVEVLRAGLTFTKRVTLAQKPPVG
- a CDS encoding HAD family hydrolase, with protein sequence MKLAAITLDLDDTLWPIAPVMERADQALQDWLAANCPDVARALPIAAMRALRDEVFATHPHLGHDFTEMRLICLRRALNPHGYGEREVAQAFEAFYAARNQVELYPEVGDALERLARRAPLVSLSNGNACLDRVGLSHLFRAQITARSFGTAKPDAAIFHAACALAGSAPDQTLHVGDHPEQDVLGALGAGLHAAWLDREGSGWRHGGQPPRTFSCLRELAEFVETL
- a CDS encoding PepSY domain-containing protein produces the protein MSYRNTFIFALALAGAAPVFATGLATCDSGDKAGWQSTEVLQKQLTDKGWTVRRIKEDGGCYEVYALDEKGARVEAYFHPVTLAPVPTAEHH